One part of the Candidatus Neomarinimicrobiota bacterium genome encodes these proteins:
- the atpF gene encoding F0F1 ATP synthase subunit B, whose amino-acid sequence MDNPLVQLDPGLFIWTILTFLMLFGILAKFAWKPLLQYLEEREGTIRKSLDDAEKAKEELERLTSEGDAIVAKARSEAQSIIAEGKNAAQNIKDETIRDAKEQASKLLSKAEENIRTEKDKAISEIKNEVADLSISVAEKLIRKNLSAEENRTLIDESLKEVKQFNA is encoded by the coding sequence ATGGATAATCCATTAGTTCAGCTTGATCCGGGTCTGTTTATTTGGACCATCCTGACTTTTCTGATGCTTTTTGGTATTTTGGCAAAATTTGCCTGGAAGCCATTACTGCAATATCTTGAAGAAAGGGAAGGAACCATCCGCAAATCACTGGATGATGCCGAAAAAGCAAAAGAAGAACTCGAAAGGCTAACATCGGAAGGAGACGCGATTGTTGCTAAGGCAAGATCCGAAGCGCAATCGATCATCGCCGAAGGGAAGAACGCCGCTCAAAACATCAAAGATGAAACCATCCGAGATGCTAAAGAGCAGGCTTCCAAACTGCTGAGTAAGGCAGAGGAGAATATTCGCACAGAAAAGGACAAAGCGATCAGCGAAATCAAAAATGAAGTTGCTGACCTTTCCATTTCTGTAGCTGAAAAGCTAATCAGAAAAAATCTCAGCGCCGAAGAAAACCGCACGCTGATTGATGAATCCCTGAAGGAAGTCAAACAGTTCAATGCGTAA
- the atpH gene encoding ATP synthase F1 subunit delta, with protein sequence MRNTKGRFMARSLLAVAKQVDAVENVLHSLNWMESLLKTDARFRAFLQSKKIDSDQKKEVIRNSLSGQCHEIVIEFLVITVENRTLQTIRDVCIAYQNLAKEELGIVSVRAEVAEAVNESETVLLKSRLDTILGKNSDLTIDVNPDLIGGIKLRVENTYLDASLQQQLKRMRDTIVTS encoded by the coding sequence ATGCGTAATACAAAAGGACGATTCATGGCAAGAAGTCTATTGGCTGTCGCCAAACAAGTGGATGCCGTAGAAAATGTATTACATTCATTGAATTGGATGGAATCTTTGCTCAAAACAGATGCCAGATTTCGAGCCTTCCTTCAGTCTAAAAAGATTGATTCTGATCAAAAGAAAGAAGTCATTCGAAATAGTTTATCCGGACAATGTCACGAAATTGTTATTGAATTTCTTGTAATCACTGTTGAAAACCGTACACTGCAAACAATCAGAGACGTATGCATTGCTTATCAAAACTTGGCAAAAGAAGAACTCGGCATTGTATCCGTCCGCGCTGAAGTCGCAGAAGCCGTGAACGAATCTGAAACGGTTTTGCTGAAATCACGGTTGGATACAATCTTAGGAAAAAATTCAGATCTTACGATTGACGTAAACCCGGACTTGATTGGTGGAATAAAACTTCGCGTAGAAAACACATATTTAGACGCTTCACTTCAGCAGCAGTTGAAGAGAATGCGGGACACAATTGTAACATCCTAA
- a CDS encoding F0F1 ATP synthase subunit alpha — MEIKTDSIAELLKEQISQFDVSFDVAEVGEVIEIGDGVARVSGLENVMSSELVELPNDVYGMALNLENDNVGLVLFGDSHLVKEGDLAKRTGQVVEVPVGDAMLGRVVNPLGQAIDGKAAIESEHSFPIERKALGVMARSPVNEPLQTGIKAIDSMIPIGRGQRELIIGDRQTGKTAIAIDAIINQKSTHKTDKPVYCIYVAIGQKASTVASIVNELEANGAMEYTTVVAANASDPAPTQYIAPYSGCAMGEYYRDNGKHALIIYDDLSKQAVAYRQMSLVLRRPPGREAFPGDVFYLHSRLLERASKLNESLGGGSLTALPIIETQEGDVAAYIPTNVISITDGQIYLETNLFNSGIRPAIDVGLSVSRVGGNAQIKAMKSIAGTLRLDLAQYRELEAFTKFGSDLDKGTLAQLTRGERMVEILKQNQYVPMIVENQIAIIFAGTKGHLDSLDISQVADFEKGLLDYLEANASDVISAINSEGIISEETAEKLEKSIADFKQGFTA, encoded by the coding sequence ATGGAAATTAAAACAGACAGTATAGCAGAATTGCTGAAAGAACAAATTTCACAATTTGACGTCTCATTTGATGTGGCGGAAGTAGGAGAAGTCATCGAAATTGGCGATGGCGTTGCCCGTGTGAGCGGTTTAGAAAATGTGATGAGTTCAGAACTTGTAGAATTGCCGAACGATGTGTATGGTATGGCTCTCAATCTGGAAAATGACAATGTTGGGCTTGTGCTATTTGGCGATAGCCACCTCGTAAAAGAGGGTGACCTTGCAAAACGAACCGGTCAGGTAGTGGAGGTTCCGGTGGGTGATGCCATGCTGGGACGAGTTGTAAATCCGCTTGGTCAAGCCATTGATGGGAAAGCTGCCATTGAATCTGAGCATTCATTTCCGATTGAAAGGAAAGCGCTTGGCGTTATGGCACGGTCTCCGGTGAATGAACCGCTTCAAACTGGCATCAAAGCGATTGATAGTATGATTCCCATCGGTCGTGGACAGCGAGAATTAATTATCGGTGACCGGCAGACAGGGAAAACAGCAATTGCGATTGATGCAATTATTAATCAGAAATCCACGCATAAAACAGATAAACCGGTGTATTGCATTTATGTTGCGATCGGTCAGAAAGCATCAACTGTGGCATCTATTGTAAATGAGCTTGAAGCGAATGGTGCCATGGAATACACCACGGTTGTGGCGGCAAATGCTTCTGATCCTGCTCCAACGCAATATATCGCCCCCTATTCTGGATGCGCCATGGGAGAATATTATAGAGATAATGGAAAACATGCGCTCATCATATATGATGATTTGTCCAAGCAGGCCGTGGCTTATCGCCAAATGTCGTTGGTGCTCCGCCGTCCACCGGGACGTGAAGCATTCCCGGGCGATGTGTTTTATTTACATAGCCGTCTTTTAGAACGTGCTTCAAAATTAAATGAATCGCTTGGTGGCGGTTCGCTAACTGCGCTTCCCATTATCGAAACGCAGGAAGGTGATGTTGCGGCGTATATCCCAACCAACGTGATTTCGATTACAGATGGCCAAATTTATTTGGAAACAAATCTATTTAATTCCGGAATCCGCCCTGCGATTGATGTGGGTCTTTCGGTATCCCGTGTTGGTGGAAACGCACAGATTAAAGCTATGAAAAGTATTGCCGGAACCTTGAGGTTGGATCTTGCCCAGTACCGTGAATTAGAAGCATTTACAAAATTTGGCTCGGATCTTGATAAGGGAACGCTGGCACAACTGACCCGCGGTGAACGCATGGTAGAAATTCTAAAACAAAATCAATATGTACCGATGATTGTTGAAAATCAAATCGCTATTATTTTCGCTGGGACCAAAGGGCATTTGGATAGTTTGGATATTTCACAAGTTGCTGACTTTGAAAAAGGATTGTTGGATTATCTTGAAGCAAATGCTTCGGATGTTATAAGTGCAATTAATTCTGAAGGTATTATCAGCGAAGAAACCGCCGAAAAACTTGAAAAATCCATCGCAGATTTCAAACAAGGGTTTACTGCTTAA
- the atpG gene encoding ATP synthase F1 subunit gamma, with protein sequence MANLKDIRDRIKSVKSIQKVTKAMKMVAAAKMRRAQERMEQARPYSRRLKEVIHHLLPEVDRDLLPLLDVRKVKRVAYVVVTSDRGFAGAFNTNILKTAQAEIDEIGKEKVDIFCIGKKARDHFKRREYTIIESHLDFWNELSFSDAIKIGDGIINHFTSEKVDEIHVVYDIFVNVATQETISELLLPLGFDGSETTSEDRLYEPSKDVLVTSLVPRHLNVQMWKYLLESYASEQAARMLAMENATTNAEDMIKNLTLEFNKARQASITTEMLEIVSGAEALSG encoded by the coding sequence ATGGCAAATCTGAAGGATATTCGGGATCGAATTAAATCGGTCAAGAGCATTCAAAAAGTGACCAAAGCAATGAAGATGGTTGCTGCCGCCAAGATGCGCCGTGCACAAGAACGCATGGAACAGGCCCGCCCGTACAGCCGTCGTCTGAAAGAAGTTATTCATCATCTTCTTCCTGAAGTAGATCGGGATTTACTTCCACTACTTGACGTGCGGAAAGTCAAACGCGTTGCGTATGTTGTTGTCACATCAGACCGCGGATTTGCCGGTGCGTTTAATACAAATATCCTGAAAACGGCACAAGCGGAAATTGATGAAATCGGGAAAGAAAAGGTGGACATTTTTTGCATCGGAAAAAAAGCACGTGATCATTTTAAACGACGGGAATACACTATTATTGAAAGTCATCTAGATTTTTGGAATGAATTATCATTTTCTGATGCGATCAAAATTGGCGATGGAATTATCAACCATTTTACATCGGAGAAAGTGGATGAAATCCATGTTGTGTATGATATCTTTGTAAATGTGGCAACGCAGGAAACCATTTCAGAATTACTCCTTCCGCTGGGTTTTGATGGATCGGAAACCACATCGGAAGATCGATTGTATGAGCCTTCGAAAGATGTGCTGGTTACATCTCTTGTGCCTCGCCATTTAAATGTGCAGATGTGGAAATATCTTCTCGAATCTTATGCAAGTGAACAAGCAGCACGGATGCTTGCTATGGAAAATGCCACCACGAACGCGGAAGATATGATTAAAAACTTAACATTGGAATTCAACAAAGCCCGGCAGGCTTCTATCACAACGGAAATGCTCGAAATTGTGAGCGGTGCCGAAGCGCTGTCCGGATAA
- the atpD gene encoding F0F1 ATP synthase subunit beta, giving the protein MSMNGKISQVMGAVVDVVFEDGYLPEIYNALNVDRGDEGTLVLEVAQHLGDSVVRTVAMDSTDGLVRGKEVTNTGGPITVPVGPETLGRLFDVLGNTIDQKEAFEAKQRNPIHRASPKHEDLTTSSEILVTGIKVVDLMEPYTKGGKTGLFGGAGVGKTVLIQELIRNIATEHGGYSVFAGVGERTREGNDLYNEMTESGVIKKTTMVFGQMNEPPGARLRVALSGLAMAEYFRDDEGRDVLLFIDNIFRFTQAGSEVSALLGRMPSAVGYQPTLSTEMGDLQERITSTKKGSITSVQAVYVPADDLTDPAPATAFAHLDATSVLERKIAELGIYPAVDPLASTSRILDPRVIGDHHYQVARNVQSVLQKYKDLQDIIAILGMDELSDDDKLVVARARKMQKFMSQPFYVAEQFTGKEGRYVSLEDSVAGFEAILNGEVDELNENAFSYVGTLDEAIENGKKQAA; this is encoded by the coding sequence ATGTCAATGAATGGAAAAATTTCACAAGTAATGGGCGCAGTGGTTGATGTCGTGTTTGAAGATGGATATCTTCCAGAAATCTATAATGCGCTTAATGTGGATCGTGGAGACGAGGGAACATTGGTCTTGGAAGTTGCTCAGCATTTGGGTGATTCCGTTGTCCGAACCGTTGCGATGGATTCTACGGATGGATTGGTTCGTGGTAAAGAAGTGACGAACACGGGAGGTCCAATCACTGTGCCGGTTGGTCCTGAAACTTTAGGCAGACTTTTTGATGTTCTGGGAAACACCATTGATCAAAAAGAAGCATTTGAAGCGAAACAAAGAAATCCTATTCATCGCGCATCTCCAAAGCATGAAGATCTTACCACATCTTCGGAAATTCTTGTTACAGGAATTAAAGTGGTGGATTTGATGGAACCTTATACAAAAGGTGGAAAAACAGGACTGTTTGGTGGTGCAGGAGTTGGAAAAACTGTTTTAATTCAGGAACTCATTCGGAACATTGCTACTGAACATGGTGGCTATTCTGTATTTGCTGGTGTCGGGGAGCGGACTCGCGAAGGAAATGATTTATATAATGAAATGACTGAATCAGGCGTAATCAAAAAAACCACAATGGTTTTTGGGCAGATGAATGAACCGCCAGGTGCTCGTCTTCGAGTTGCTCTGAGTGGACTAGCTATGGCAGAATATTTCCGCGATGATGAAGGCAGGGACGTACTTCTCTTTATTGATAATATCTTCCGGTTTACACAAGCAGGTTCCGAAGTATCTGCACTGTTAGGACGCATGCCTTCTGCTGTTGGATATCAACCCACGCTTTCAACGGAAATGGGTGATCTTCAGGAACGAATTACTTCAACTAAAAAAGGGTCTATCACTTCTGTGCAGGCAGTGTATGTACCGGCCGATGATTTAACCGATCCGGCGCCTGCAACAGCATTTGCGCATTTGGATGCAACATCGGTGCTTGAGCGAAAAATTGCCGAACTTGGAATTTATCCTGCCGTGGATCCGCTGGCTTCTACATCCAGGATTTTAGATCCACGCGTCATCGGCGACCACCATTATCAAGTGGCGAGAAATGTGCAATCTGTATTGCAGAAGTATAAAGATTTGCAGGATATTATTGCCATTCTTGGAATGGATGAACTTTCTGATGATGATAAACTGGTAGTAGCACGTGCGCGGAAAATGCAGAAATTTATGAGCCAGCCGTTTTATGTGGCGGAACAGTTTACTGGAAAAGAAGGGCGCTATGTTTCGCTCGAAGATTCGGTGGCAGGGTTTGAAGCAATTCTCAATGGCGAAGTGGACGAGTTAAATGAAAATGCATTTTCTTATGTTGGGACCCTGGATGAAGCAATTGAAAATGGAAAAAAAC